A single region of the Phyllostomus discolor isolate MPI-MPIP mPhyDis1 chromosome 14, mPhyDis1.pri.v3, whole genome shotgun sequence genome encodes:
- the EFNA1 gene encoding ephrin-A1 has protein sequence MEFLWAPLLGLCYSLAAADRHTVFWNSSNPKFRSEGYTVHVQLNDYLDIICPHYEDDSVAAAAMEQYTLYLVELEQYQACQPESKSQVRWQCNHPNARHGPEKLSEKFLRYTPFTLGKEFKEGHSYYYISKPIHHQEDHCLRLKVTVNGKITHSPEAHANPQEKRLPADDPEVQVLHSIGHSAAPRLFPLAWAVLLLPFLPLQTP, from the exons ATGGAGTTCCTCTGGGCCCCTCTCTTGGGTCTCTGCTACAGTCTGGCTGCCGCCGACCGCCACACCGTCTTCTGGAACAGTTCAAACCCCAA GTTCCGGAGTGAAGGCTACACGGTACATGTGCAGCTAAATGACTACCTGGACATCATCTGTCCCCATTACGAGGACGACTCTGTGGCAGCCGCTGCCATGGAGCAGTATACACTGTACCTGGTAGAGCTAGAGCAGTACCAGGCGTGCCAGCCCGAGTCCAAGAGCCAGGTCCGCTGGCAGTGCAACCACCCCAACGCCAGGCATGGCCCGGAGAAGCTGTCCGAGAAGTTCCTGCGCTACACACCCTTCACCCTGGGCAAGGAGTTCAAAGAGGGACACAGCTACTACTACATCT CCAAACCCATCCACCACCAAGAAGACCACTGCTTGAGGTTGAAGGTGACCGTCAATGGCAAAATCA CACATAGTCCTGAGGCCCATGCCAATCCACAGGAGAAGAGACTTCCAGCAG ATGACCCAGAAGTGCAAGTTCTACATAGCATCGGTCACAGTGCTGCCCCCCGCCTCTTCCCACTTGCCTGGGCTGTGCTGCTCCTGCCGTTTCTGCCACTGCAAACCCCATGA
- the SLC50A1 gene encoding sugar transporter SWEET1 isoform X1: METGGVADTLLSGACVIFTLGMFSTGLSDLRHMWMTRRVDNIQFLPFLTTDVNNLSWLSYGTLKRDGTLIIVNAVGAVLQTSYILVYLHYCPRKRAVLLQTAALLGVLLLGFGYFWLLVPSIEARLQQLGLFCSVFTISMYLSPLTDLAKVIQTKSTQRLSFSLTIATLLTSASWTLYGFRLRDPCIMSLGFQVPNLPGIPTSFICLWLFWKYPQEQNRNCQLLQT; this comes from the exons ATGGAGACCGGCGGCGTTGCGGACACACTCCTTTCTGGAGCTTGCGTGATCTTCACCCTCGGCATGTTCTCCACCGGCCT CTCTGACCTCAGGCATATGTGGATGACCCGGCGAGTGGACAATATCCAGTTCCTGCCCTTTCTCACCACGGATGTCAA cAACCTGAGCTGGCTGAGTTATGGGACCTTGAAGAGAGATGGGACTCTAATCATTGTCAACGCTGTGGGTGCTGTGCTTCAGACCTCATATATCTTGGTGTATCTGCACTACTGCCCTCGGAAG CGTGCTGTGCTCCTACAGACAGCAGCCCTGCTGGGGGTCCTTCTCCTGGGTTTTGGCTACTTTTGGCTCCTGGTGCCCAGCATTGAGGCCAGGCTTCAGCAGCTGGGCCTCTTCTGCAGTGTCTTCACCATCAGTATGTACCTGTCACCACTGACTGATTTG GCCAAAGTCATTCAGACTAAATCAACGCAGCGTCTCTCTTTCTCACTGACCATTGCCACCCTCCTCACCTCTGCCTCCTGGACTCTCTATGGGTTTCGGCTCAGAGATCCCTGTATCATG TCCTTGGGATTTCAGGTGCCCAACCTTCCAGGAATCCCCACCAGCTTCATTTGCCTCTGGCTTTTCTGGAAGTACCCTCAGGAGCAAAACAGGAACTGTCAGCTCCTACAAACCTGA
- the SLC50A1 gene encoding sugar transporter SWEET1 isoform X2: METGGVADTLLSGACVIFTLGMFSTGLSDLRHMWMTRRVDNIQFLPFLTTDVNNLSWLSYGTLKRDGTLIIVNAVGAVLQTSYILVYLHYCPRKRAVLLQTAALLGVLLLGFGYFWLLVPSIEARLQQLGLFCSVFTISMYLSPLTDLAKVIQTKSTQRLSFSLTIATLLTSASWTLYGFRLRDPCIMVPNLPGIPTSFICLWLFWKYPQEQNRNCQLLQT, encoded by the exons ATGGAGACCGGCGGCGTTGCGGACACACTCCTTTCTGGAGCTTGCGTGATCTTCACCCTCGGCATGTTCTCCACCGGCCT CTCTGACCTCAGGCATATGTGGATGACCCGGCGAGTGGACAATATCCAGTTCCTGCCCTTTCTCACCACGGATGTCAA cAACCTGAGCTGGCTGAGTTATGGGACCTTGAAGAGAGATGGGACTCTAATCATTGTCAACGCTGTGGGTGCTGTGCTTCAGACCTCATATATCTTGGTGTATCTGCACTACTGCCCTCGGAAG CGTGCTGTGCTCCTACAGACAGCAGCCCTGCTGGGGGTCCTTCTCCTGGGTTTTGGCTACTTTTGGCTCCTGGTGCCCAGCATTGAGGCCAGGCTTCAGCAGCTGGGCCTCTTCTGCAGTGTCTTCACCATCAGTATGTACCTGTCACCACTGACTGATTTG GCCAAAGTCATTCAGACTAAATCAACGCAGCGTCTCTCTTTCTCACTGACCATTGCCACCCTCCTCACCTCTGCCTCCTGGACTCTCTATGGGTTTCGGCTCAGAGATCCCTGTATCATG GTGCCCAACCTTCCAGGAATCCCCACCAGCTTCATTTGCCTCTGGCTTTTCTGGAAGTACCCTCAGGAGCAAAACAGGAACTGTCAGCTCCTACAAACCTGA
- the SLC50A1 gene encoding sugar transporter SWEET1 isoform X3, giving the protein MWMTRRVDNIQFLPFLTTDVNNLSWLSYGTLKRDGTLIIVNAVGAVLQTSYILVYLHYCPRKRAVLLQTAALLGVLLLGFGYFWLLVPSIEARLQQLGLFCSVFTISMYLSPLTDLAKVIQTKSTQRLSFSLTIATLLTSASWTLYGFRLRDPCIMSLGFQVPNLPGIPTSFICLWLFWKYPQEQNRNCQLLQT; this is encoded by the exons ATGTGGATGACCCGGCGAGTGGACAATATCCAGTTCCTGCCCTTTCTCACCACGGATGTCAA cAACCTGAGCTGGCTGAGTTATGGGACCTTGAAGAGAGATGGGACTCTAATCATTGTCAACGCTGTGGGTGCTGTGCTTCAGACCTCATATATCTTGGTGTATCTGCACTACTGCCCTCGGAAG CGTGCTGTGCTCCTACAGACAGCAGCCCTGCTGGGGGTCCTTCTCCTGGGTTTTGGCTACTTTTGGCTCCTGGTGCCCAGCATTGAGGCCAGGCTTCAGCAGCTGGGCCTCTTCTGCAGTGTCTTCACCATCAGTATGTACCTGTCACCACTGACTGATTTG GCCAAAGTCATTCAGACTAAATCAACGCAGCGTCTCTCTTTCTCACTGACCATTGCCACCCTCCTCACCTCTGCCTCCTGGACTCTCTATGGGTTTCGGCTCAGAGATCCCTGTATCATG TCCTTGGGATTTCAGGTGCCCAACCTTCCAGGAATCCCCACCAGCTTCATTTGCCTCTGGCTTTTCTGGAAGTACCCTCAGGAGCAAAACAGGAACTGTCAGCTCCTACAAACCTGA